The following DNA comes from Chryseobacterium gallinarum.
GTATTGAAGAAACCTTTTGCAGAAACTACAGAAGCCGAATATGATACCATGTTCAATGTAAACTCAAAGTCAGCCTATTTCTTTTTACAGGAGGCCGGTAAAAAACTGAATGATCATGGCAGGATCTGCACCATTGTTACTTCTTTACTGGCAGCCTATACGGGATTGTATTCTACCTATGCCGGAGCAAAAGCACCTGTAGAGCATTTTACGAGAGCTGCATCCAAAGAATTTGGTGCAAGAGGTATTTCTGTGACTGCCGTAGCGCCGGGACCAATGGACACTCCTTTCTTTTACGGACAGGAAACTGATGATGCTGTGGCCTATCATAAATCTGCATCGGCATTAGGAGGACTTACTGATATCAAGGACATTGCCCCATTGGTTGAGTTCCTGGTAACAGACGGCTGGTGGATCACCGGACAGACTATTTTTGCCAATGGAGGGTATACCACAAGATAATGGATATTCCTTAGTTTAATAACAGACCGCTGATAATGTATTGGCGGTCTTTTTTTATTATGTAAACAGAAGTGTTATTGATAGAAAGGCTTTAAAAGTCAGGTAATTTAAAATGATTCTTGAAAAAACATTTCATAACTTTAATTACCATATCAACACAGAAACCGATTAATATGCATCATCAGCTAGAGAAACATTATGTAAACAGGGTTGGCTGGCTTCGGGCAGCAGTTTTGGGAGCCAATGACGGATTGTTATCCACTACAAGTATTGTTATTGGAGTTGCAGCAGCAGAGCCCGAGCGCCATATCATCATCCTTGCCGCCCTGGCAGGAATGATTGCAGGTGCCATGTCTATGGCAGCCGGTGAATATGTTTCCGTAAGTTCACAGGAAGACACGGAAAAGGCAGATCTAATGCGGGAAAAGCGTGAACTTGAAGAAATGCCGGAAATAGAGCTCAGGGAGCTCGCCAAAGTTTATGAAAAAAGAGGTTGTAGTAAAGAAACCGCCATGCAGGTTGCTATTGAACTTACAGAGCATAATGCATTGGAAGCCCATGCCCGTGACGAATTAGGAATTAATGAGATTACACAGGCCAAACCTTTACAAGCTGCCATGGCTTCATTCGGATCATTTGCTGTGGGAGCCTTATTGCCCTTTATCGTTTCTTTGTTGGCTCCTATCACTCAAATGGTATATTTCCAGTATGGATTTTCTATAATATTCCTGATGCTTTTAGGCGCAATTTCAGCCAAAGCCGGAGGAGCTCCCATTGGAATTGCCATGTTGAGAATCTGCTTCTGGGGAACGGTAGCAATGGGAATTACAGCGCTGGTAGGACATCTTTTTGGAATAAATGTAGCATAATACCCAACGGAAATAAAATAGGATTCGAGATCTTTCATTATGTAATATTTTGATTTACAATAAGTAAAAACCCTAACAACTGTTAGTCGTAGAAATACTACACTTTTCCATATTTGCATTGAAATATTCTTTTTATATTGCAAATACTTCTAAATTTGGTGACATACCACATCAAATCACAAAATAATAACGATTAAAATTTACAATCATGGCAGAACGAAATTCAAGAGGAATATTAAAATTCAACAATGGCGAAGGGCAAAAGCTGTTAAAACTTAATTACAGTGTATCCCGTGCTACAGATGTATCCGGAAGAGTAGCATCGGATCCTTCCAATGCTCTTATCAAAATCACAGTAGAAGCTACAGAAAAATCTGATATACTGGAAAGCCTCCTTAACGGTAAATATAAACCTACAGTAGGAGAAGTAGTATTCAATAAATCCCACGAAGAAGGAACATTGACAACCCTAAAATGGAACAATGGCTATGTAATCCACCATGAAGTAGATTTTGATGCTATAGATGAAAACAGTATGTACATCAGTTTTATTGTAAGTGCAGAGCAGATCGATCTGGGAACTTCGTCCTACTTTGGAGCCTGGCCTACAGCGTAAGAATTTTTATTTTTTTAATTTAAATAGACAAAACAGAATAGTACATCCTGAAGGATGCTGTTCTGTTTTTTTATCCGCTATTATTTCTACCGATAATTCAATGGTTTTAAATAATACTTTCATGACTATTTACTTTTAAATATAAGAAGCTTGTGAATTTTGTGTTATGAAACTCATCACTTATGAAAGGTTCGTTTATTTTTTAAGGTAAGAACCTTTAAAAAACACCTTATCTGATATGAATAAAAATATCTCAAATTCTGATATGATT
Coding sequences within:
- a CDS encoding SDR family oxidoreductase, whose amino-acid sequence is MSTQDVKGKVILIAGGGKNLGGLLSKDFAAKGAKLAIHYNSDSSKAESEKTLAEVQALGAEAFLFQGDLTKVENLTRFFDETISRFGGIDIAINTVGMVLKKPFAETTEAEYDTMFNVNSKSAYFFLQEAGKKLNDHGRICTIVTSLLAAYTGLYSTYAGAKAPVEHFTRAASKEFGARGISVTAVAPGPMDTPFFYGQETDDAVAYHKSASALGGLTDIKDIAPLVEFLVTDGWWITGQTIFANGGYTTR
- a CDS encoding VIT1/CCC1 transporter family protein, encoding MHHQLEKHYVNRVGWLRAAVLGANDGLLSTTSIVIGVAAAEPERHIIILAALAGMIAGAMSMAAGEYVSVSSQEDTEKADLMREKRELEEMPEIELRELAKVYEKRGCSKETAMQVAIELTEHNALEAHARDELGINEITQAKPLQAAMASFGSFAVGALLPFIVSLLAPITQMVYFQYGFSIIFLMLLGAISAKAGGAPIGIAMLRICFWGTVAMGITALVGHLFGINVA
- the tssD gene encoding type VI secretion system tube protein TssD, giving the protein MAERNSRGILKFNNGEGQKLLKLNYSVSRATDVSGRVASDPSNALIKITVEATEKSDILESLLNGKYKPTVGEVVFNKSHEEGTLTTLKWNNGYVIHHEVDFDAIDENSMYISFIVSAEQIDLGTSSYFGAWPTA